Proteins from a single region of Mucilaginibacter daejeonensis:
- a CDS encoding histone H1, translated as MEKFNQVKELIASLEADADKFYTKGNSAAGTRVRKGMQDLKNLAQAIRLEVQDTKNKA; from the coding sequence ATGGAAAAATTTAACCAGGTAAAAGAACTTATTGCTTCATTAGAAGCCGATGCCGACAAATTTTATACTAAAGGTAACAGTGCAGCCGGTACGCGTGTGCGTAAAGGTATGCAGGACCTTAAAAACCTGGCTCAGGCTATCCGCCTTGAAGTACAAGACACCAAGAACAAAGCTTAG